Proteins encoded within one genomic window of Panacibacter microcysteis:
- a CDS encoding redoxin domain-containing protein: MKCVLLSLLLLPFGLAAQNNQNGFSISGKIGGLPENSIIFLATTDGRNDTLSKATVHNNAFTLNGKLENTEGVILVLPGIERTMFLFIGNDTLSITASAPTLDDVVITGSQSQNDYESFMNEVKPLGDFVIMYRQQMQTAASEGQRDTAAIMLNTAYNIYQTSIERFVNRKRNSPVAALALAYSFDTDPNKDVELLERRMSILGGNALNSKYAQSIQRVISGAKIGAVGTKAPEFTQKDTLGKDVALAQFKGKYVLIDFWASWCRPCRMENPNVVAAYNAFKNKNFTILSVSLDQDKESWLNAIKMDKLNWWHVSDLQYWSNAAAQLYRVQSIPQNFLLDPNGIIIAKNLRGEELAAKLKELIK, encoded by the coding sequence ATGAAGTGTGTACTATTGAGCCTGTTATTATTACCGTTTGGTCTTGCCGCGCAGAACAACCAGAACGGTTTTAGCATCAGCGGAAAAATTGGCGGGCTGCCGGAAAACAGTATTATATTTCTTGCTACTACAGATGGCAGAAATGATACGCTTTCCAAAGCAACTGTTCATAACAATGCCTTTACACTGAATGGTAAATTAGAAAATACAGAAGGCGTGATACTTGTGTTACCCGGTATTGAGCGCACAATGTTTCTGTTTATCGGTAACGATACACTTAGCATTACGGCATCAGCACCAACACTGGATGATGTGGTAATTACGGGCTCGCAATCGCAAAACGATTACGAGTCTTTTATGAATGAAGTAAAACCACTGGGTGATTTTGTGATCATGTACCGCCAGCAAATGCAAACTGCAGCTTCGGAAGGGCAGCGTGATACTGCAGCCATCATGCTTAATACGGCCTATAATATTTACCAGACATCAATAGAACGTTTTGTAAACAGGAAAAGGAACAGCCCGGTAGCTGCGCTTGCACTTGCTTACAGTTTTGATACAGACCCCAACAAAGATGTTGAATTGCTGGAAAGGCGCATGTCGATACTTGGCGGAAACGCTTTGAACAGTAAGTATGCACAAAGTATTCAACGCGTAATAAGCGGTGCAAAGATTGGTGCAGTTGGTACAAAAGCGCCGGAGTTTACACAGAAAGATACACTTGGTAAAGATGTAGCCCTGGCGCAGTTTAAAGGTAAATATGTGCTGATCGATTTCTGGGCAAGCTGGTGCAGGCCTTGCCGTATGGAAAACCCGAATGTGGTAGCGGCATACAACGCATTCAAAAATAAAAACTTTACCATTCTCAGTGTATCGCTCGACCAGGATAAGGAAAGCTGGCTAAACGCTATAAAAATGGATAAGCTTAACTGGTGGCATGTGAGCGACCTGCAATACTGGAGCAATGCAGCAGCACAGCTTTACCGCGTGCAATCGATACCACAGAATTTTCTCCTCGATCCCAATGGTATCATCATTGCCAAAAACCTTCGCGGTGAAGAGCTTGCAGCCAAGCTGAAGGAACTGATTAAATAA
- the hisIE gene encoding bifunctional phosphoribosyl-AMP cyclohydrolase/phosphoribosyl-ATP diphosphatase HisIE, whose protein sequence is MKVDFKKYADGLVPAIIQDYTTHKVLMLGFMNEEAYHKTETTGKVTFYSRSKKRLWTKGEESGNFLELKSVAVDCDNDTLLIKANPLGPVCHTGADTCWSERNHDEDFLFYLEDIINLRKKAAPENSYVASLFAKGINKIAQKVGEEAVEVVIEAKDKNDELFLNECADLLFHYLILLNAKGYKLQDVLYILQNRHSNK, encoded by the coding sequence ATGAAAGTTGATTTTAAAAAATATGCAGATGGTCTGGTGCCGGCAATTATACAGGACTATACCACGCACAAGGTTTTGATGCTTGGCTTTATGAATGAAGAAGCTTACCATAAAACAGAAACGACCGGTAAGGTTACTTTTTACAGCCGCAGCAAAAAACGCCTGTGGACAAAAGGAGAGGAGAGCGGCAATTTCCTGGAGCTGAAAAGTGTTGCAGTAGATTGCGACAATGATACATTGCTGATAAAAGCCAACCCGCTTGGGCCCGTGTGCCATACCGGTGCTGATACCTGCTGGAGTGAGCGCAACCACGACGAAGATTTTCTCTTTTACCTGGAAGACATTATAAACCTGCGCAAAAAAGCGGCACCGGAAAACTCTTACGTAGCAAGCCTTTTTGCAAAAGGTATTAACAAGATTGCACAAAAAGTGGGCGAGGAAGCTGTGGAAGTGGTAATTGAAGCAAAGGATAAAAACGATGAATTATTTTTAAATGAGTGTGCAGACCTGCTGTTTCATTATTTGATTTTGCTTAACGCCAAGGGTTATAAATTGCAGGACGTGCTCTATATTTTACAAAACCGTCATTCAAATAAATAA
- the rfaE2 gene encoding D-glycero-beta-D-manno-heptose 1-phosphate adenylyltransferase: MKNITSIEQKIFSRTTLQHFLAAKRVTGNTVAFSNGCFDILHEGHIFSLSQAAKEADMLIVGVNSDASTKRLKGPERPINNEHSRALLLAALVIVDAVVIFEEDTPLELIKLVMPDVLVKGGDYTLEQIVGAKEVMANGGRVVINPIVEGFSTTGMIQKIRTL, encoded by the coding sequence ATGAAAAATATTACAAGCATAGAACAGAAGATTTTTTCCAGGACTACTTTACAACATTTTTTGGCGGCCAAAAGAGTTACCGGTAATACGGTTGCCTTCAGCAATGGTTGTTTCGACATTTTGCATGAAGGACATATCTTTTCACTATCGCAGGCAGCGAAAGAAGCAGACATGCTTATTGTAGGTGTAAACAGTGATGCAAGTACCAAACGTTTAAAAGGCCCGGAACGACCCATTAACAATGAACACTCAAGAGCCTTGCTACTTGCTGCACTTGTAATTGTAGACGCCGTAGTAATATTTGAGGAAGACACGCCGCTTGAACTGATTAAACTGGTAATGCCTGATGTACTGGTTAAAGGTGGCGATTATACATTAGAACAAATTGTGGGCGCTAAAGAGGTAATGGCAAACGGCGGCCGTGTAGTGATAAACCCAATTGTGGAAGGCTTTTCAACCACCGGTATGATACAGAAAATAAGAACCCTGTAA
- a CDS encoding serine hydrolase domain-containing protein, with the protein MRKIYLLFILSFTPFFCLTQPYKTTYKQLKEFEGLYEYINNTTLKIAASPRDTLLYAVINESKYRLTPYSRDLFVNMSNEKVQFFRNTNNTIAGYIAGKDSFKLLSKDVFFPEMSWYPRLPTAKNAVYKYEEPKAYKDGLETGHIRQSGLDTALLSEMMRKIIDGTYPNVHSVLIIKDGRLVFEEYFYEYNKDSLHELRSASKSFVSALTGIAIAKGVIKSKHEKVLSYFPEYNIANNTDTKKRITIENLLTNQSGLDCDVSNPASEGNETTMNNSDDWIKFTLDLPMVDTPGGKGMYCSGNPVTLGRIIEKSTNMLLPDFAKNNLFAPLNITNFKWNFKPDKSSAETFCQLYLRPRDMAKFGLLYLDSGNWKGKQVIPADWVYQSLEKQSVVQGVHYGYLWWIKYLDADGVRYWGKAAQRNGGQKIYIWEAQHMVTVITGGNYNAQSPGDELIKQYILPAFNRK; encoded by the coding sequence ATGCGGAAAATATACTTGCTGTTCATTTTATCATTTACGCCTTTTTTTTGTCTTACGCAGCCGTATAAAACAACCTATAAACAGCTAAAGGAATTTGAAGGTTTGTATGAGTATATTAACAACACCACACTTAAAATAGCTGCTTCACCAAGAGACACGCTATTGTATGCTGTTATTAATGAAAGCAAGTACAGGTTGACACCCTATAGCAGGGATTTGTTTGTAAATATGTCTAATGAAAAAGTGCAGTTCTTCAGGAATACAAACAACACCATTGCGGGCTACATTGCAGGAAAAGACAGCTTCAAACTGTTGAGCAAAGATGTCTTTTTCCCGGAGATGAGCTGGTACCCGAGATTACCGACTGCCAAAAACGCTGTTTATAAGTACGAGGAACCAAAAGCATATAAAGACGGCCTGGAAACGGGTCATATCCGGCAGTCAGGATTGGACACGGCATTGTTATCTGAAATGATGCGAAAGATCATTGATGGTACTTATCCAAATGTTCACAGTGTTTTAATCATCAAAGACGGCAGACTAGTTTTTGAAGAATACTTTTATGAATACAACAAAGATAGTCTGCACGAATTGCGTTCTGCATCAAAGAGCTTTGTATCAGCACTTACGGGCATTGCAATTGCAAAAGGTGTTATTAAAAGCAAGCACGAAAAGGTGCTTTCCTATTTTCCTGAATACAACATTGCGAATAATACTGACACAAAAAAGCGCATTACGATTGAAAATTTGCTTACCAATCAAAGCGGGCTTGATTGTGATGTGAGTAATCCAGCATCAGAAGGTAATGAGACCACTATGAATAATTCGGATGATTGGATAAAATTCACCTTAGATCTTCCAATGGTTGACACACCAGGCGGAAAAGGCATGTATTGCTCGGGCAACCCGGTAACGCTCGGGCGTATTATTGAAAAATCAACCAACATGTTGTTGCCGGATTTTGCAAAAAATAACCTGTTTGCGCCCTTGAACATCACTAACTTCAAATGGAATTTTAAACCAGACAAATCAAGTGCTGAGACTTTTTGCCAATTGTATTTGCGACCAAGAGATATGGCGAAGTTTGGGTTATTGTATCTTGACAGCGGCAACTGGAAAGGAAAACAAGTAATTCCGGCAGATTGGGTATATCAATCTTTGGAAAAACAGTCTGTTGTGCAGGGTGTTCATTATGGCTATTTATGGTGGATTAAATACCTAGACGCTGACGGAGTAAGATATTGGGGTAAGGCTGCCCAGCGAAATGGTGGACAAAAGATTTACATATGGGAAGCGCAACATATGGTTACCGTCATTACAGGTGGAAACTATAACGCTCAGTCGCCGGGCGATGAACTAATTAAGCAATACATTCTTCCGGCATTTAATAGGAAATGA
- a CDS encoding exopolyphosphatase produces the protein MKLAAIDIGSNAARLLISEVAGNKDGTVSFNKLNLVRVPLRLGFDVFDKGEISRQKVGMIIQTLKAYSHLLNVYGVQHLKACATSAMRDARNSNDIIRKVKLETGIEISIITGDDEASYIYENHIAENLSKEHAYLYIDVGGGSTELTFFADGKLRYKESFNIGTIRLLKNMVTDAHWDNMRDHIKNNTKSKWPMIAIGSGGNINKVFSISKKKDGKPLSLDLLKDYYKELSSVSLEDRIKVYKLREDRADVIVPALQIYINVMRWADISEIYVPKIGLADGLIQSLYEEVSKQ, from the coding sequence TTGAAGCTAGCAGCAATTGATATCGGGAGTAATGCAGCACGTTTATTAATTTCTGAAGTAGCCGGGAACAAAGATGGGACTGTTTCTTTCAACAAGCTGAATCTTGTGCGTGTGCCGCTGCGCCTCGGTTTCGACGTGTTTGACAAAGGTGAAATCTCCAGGCAAAAAGTAGGCATGATCATCCAGACGCTGAAAGCATACAGCCATTTGCTGAATGTATACGGCGTGCAGCATTTAAAAGCCTGCGCCACCAGTGCCATGAGAGATGCGCGCAACAGCAACGATATCATCAGGAAGGTTAAGCTTGAAACAGGTATAGAGATCAGTATTATAACCGGAGACGACGAAGCCTCTTACATATACGAAAATCATATTGCTGAAAATCTTTCCAAGGAACACGCTTATTTATACATTGATGTTGGCGGTGGAAGTACCGAGCTTACTTTTTTTGCTGACGGCAAACTGCGCTACAAAGAATCGTTTAACATTGGTACCATAAGACTGCTGAAAAATATGGTAACGGATGCGCATTGGGACAATATGCGCGACCATATCAAAAACAACACGAAAAGTAAGTGGCCAATGATCGCAATTGGCTCAGGAGGAAATATCAACAAAGTTTTTTCCATCAGTAAAAAGAAAGATGGCAAACCTTTATCGCTCGACCTGCTGAAAGATTATTATAAAGAACTTTCCAGTGTGTCGCTGGAAGATCGCATTAAAGTGTATAAACTCAGGGAAGACCGCGCCGACGTAATTGTACCCGCGCTGCAGATTTATATCAATGTAATGCGCTGGGCAGATATCTCCGAGATCTACGTACCCAAGATAGGCCTTGCAGATGGCCTTATCCAGAGCCTGTATGAAGAAGTAAGCAAACAATAA
- the panB gene encoding 3-methyl-2-oxobutanoate hydroxymethyltransferase, translating into MSAAAREVKKVTTNTLLKMKANGEKISMLTAYDFSFAKIIDNAGIDIILVGDSASNVMAGHETTLPITLDQMIYHAQSVMRGVNRCLVVVDLPFGSYQSNSEIALASAVRIMKETSAHAIKLEGGEEVVESIKKIVSAGVPVMGHLGLTPQSIYKFGTYNVRAKEQEEADKLRRDALLLQEAGCFGIVLEKIPASLAREVSESLTIPTIGIGAGRACDGQVLVMHDMLGINTEFKPRFLRQYLNLYEQITQAVAHYIDDVKSTDFPNEQEQY; encoded by the coding sequence ATGTCAGCAGCCGCCAGGGAAGTAAAAAAAGTTACCACCAACACCTTATTAAAAATGAAAGCCAACGGAGAAAAGATCTCCATGCTCACGGCTTACGATTTTTCCTTTGCAAAGATTATTGACAATGCAGGTATAGATATCATTCTTGTTGGCGACAGTGCCAGCAATGTAATGGCCGGTCACGAAACCACGCTGCCCATTACACTCGACCAGATGATCTACCATGCACAAAGTGTAATGAGAGGTGTTAACCGTTGCCTTGTTGTGGTTGATCTTCCCTTCGGCTCTTACCAGTCAAACTCAGAAATAGCCCTTGCTTCTGCTGTGCGTATTATGAAAGAAACAAGTGCGCATGCCATAAAACTTGAAGGCGGCGAAGAAGTGGTGGAAAGCATTAAAAAAATAGTATCTGCCGGCGTACCGGTAATGGGGCACCTTGGTTTAACGCCGCAGAGCATTTATAAATTTGGTACGTACAATGTAAGGGCAAAAGAACAGGAAGAAGCAGATAAACTACGCCGGGATGCGCTCTTATTGCAGGAAGCAGGCTGCTTCGGTATTGTGCTGGAAAAAATACCAGCTTCACTGGCCAGGGAAGTAAGCGAAAGCCTCACCATACCTACCATTGGTATTGGTGCCGGTCGTGCGTGCGACGGGCAGGTATTGGTTATGCACGATATGCTGGGTATTAATACAGAATTCAAACCGCGGTTCTTACGCCAGTACCTCAACCTGTACGAACAGATAACCCAGGCAGTTGCCCATTATATAGATGATGTAAAAAGCACAGATTTCCCCAATGAGCAGGAACAGTATTAA
- the ppk1 gene encoding polyphosphate kinase 1, which yields MKNIIARDISWLSFNARVLQEANDISVPLKERIRFLGIFSNNLDEFFRVRVATLKRMIQLGGKKGNMHLEEKPQQILDQIQTIVLEQQSEFNRIWDNILAELNKEKIFLVTETQLKKDQKAFVKKFFEEEVRSNIIPLMVESLPQMPYLREKSIYLGVVMHKRDSAYERKYALIEVPSKIVGRFVLLPSSGDDQQIILLEDVIRFNLPYIFSYFGYDHFSSHIFKVTKDAEIDIDNDVTTTFVQKIEHGLKNRRKGKPVRFTYDKEMDAGLLEYLMKRLNLSRKDNIIPGGRIHNFRHFMDFPDVFRTKNARRNSFTHPALQNTMRVTDIIIQQDVMLHFPYHSFNSVIDLLRESAIDPEVTTIKITAYRLASNSKVINALINAVRNGKEVIVMLELRARFDEEANLEWKEILELEGVKVLIGSPNMKVHAKLCLIKRRTGKKTVQYGFVSTGNLNEKTARIYGDHCLLTSNRNIMADINRIFRFIENPKTGINHLKACKTLMVCPTGMRRQLLQLINTEIKHARAKKPAIITAKLNSLSDVQLIQKLYDAAATGVTVNLVVRGIFCAQTAQKRLKNRMHAISIVDEYLEHARVLIFHNNGKEKVFISSADWMVRNLDHRVEAAAVITDESIKKELMDIIHIQLRDNVKARVLDSHLENNYVSSAGKKKVRSQIETFHYLYNKVPKQVDAKNA from the coding sequence ATGAAGAATATTATAGCAAGGGATATTAGCTGGCTCAGTTTTAATGCAAGGGTTTTACAGGAAGCAAATGATATATCTGTACCACTGAAAGAAAGGATAAGATTCCTGGGTATTTTCTCCAATAATCTGGATGAGTTTTTTCGCGTACGTGTAGCCACGCTTAAACGCATGATACAACTTGGCGGAAAGAAAGGCAATATGCACCTGGAAGAAAAACCGCAACAGATCTTAGACCAGATACAGACGATTGTTTTGGAGCAGCAAAGCGAATTCAACAGGATATGGGACAACATACTTGCCGAACTGAATAAAGAAAAGATCTTCCTGGTTACAGAAACACAGTTAAAAAAAGACCAGAAGGCATTTGTAAAAAAATTCTTTGAAGAAGAAGTGCGTTCCAACATTATACCACTGATGGTGGAGAGCCTGCCCCAGATGCCCTACCTGCGCGAAAAAAGTATTTACCTCGGTGTTGTAATGCACAAAAGAGATTCTGCGTATGAGCGTAAATATGCATTGATAGAAGTACCCAGTAAAATAGTCGGGCGTTTTGTGTTGCTGCCTTCTTCCGGCGATGATCAGCAAATCATTTTACTGGAAGATGTTATCAGGTTTAACCTGCCTTATATCTTTTCTTACTTCGGCTACGACCATTTTAGCTCACACATTTTTAAAGTAACAAAAGATGCGGAAATAGATATTGACAACGATGTTACCACAACATTTGTACAAAAGATAGAACATGGTTTGAAGAACCGCAGAAAGGGCAAACCGGTTCGTTTTACGTACGACAAAGAAATGGATGCGGGCCTGCTTGAATATCTGATGAAAAGATTGAATCTTTCCAGGAAAGACAATATTATACCCGGCGGACGTATCCATAACTTCAGGCATTTCATGGATTTCCCGGATGTATTCAGGACAAAAAATGCCAGGCGAAATTCATTCACCCATCCGGCATTGCAAAACACCATGCGTGTAACGGATATCATTATTCAGCAGGATGTAATGCTGCATTTTCCTTACCATTCCTTTAATTCTGTAATAGATCTGTTGCGCGAGTCTGCCATTGACCCCGAAGTTACTACCATCAAGATCACCGCATACAGGCTGGCCTCCAATTCCAAGGTTATCAACGCACTTATCAATGCTGTAAGAAACGGCAAAGAGGTTATTGTAATGCTGGAATTAAGGGCAAGATTTGATGAAGAGGCCAACCTGGAATGGAAAGAAATACTCGAACTCGAAGGCGTGAAAGTGTTGATTGGATCGCCTAATATGAAGGTGCACGCAAAACTTTGCCTTATAAAACGCAGAACCGGCAAGAAGACCGTTCAGTATGGCTTTGTAAGTACCGGCAACCTCAACGAAAAAACGGCCAGGATATATGGCGATCATTGTTTGCTTACCAGCAACCGCAATATTATGGCAGACATCAACCGCATTTTTCGTTTTATTGAAAATCCCAAGACCGGTATCAATCACCTGAAAGCCTGTAAGACATTGATGGTTTGCCCCACCGGCATGCGCAGGCAATTGCTGCAGCTCATTAATACAGAAATAAAACATGCCCGTGCAAAAAAGCCGGCCATTATAACAGCGAAGCTTAATTCATTAAGCGATGTACAGCTTATTCAGAAACTGTACGATGCAGCGGCCACGGGCGTAACTGTAAACCTGGTGGTACGTGGTATATTCTGTGCCCAAACAGCCCAGAAACGACTCAAGAACAGGATGCATGCCATTAGCATCGTGGACGAATACCTGGAGCACGCAAGGGTGCTGATCTTCCACAACAATGGAAAAGAAAAGGTATTTATCTCTTCTGCTGACTGGATGGTACGTAACCTCGACCACCGTGTGGAAGCCGCCGCGGTAATTACCGACGAAAGCATTAAAAAAGAACTGATGGACATTATCCACATTCAATTAAGAGATAACGTAAAAGCAAGAGTGCTCGACAGCCATCTTGAAAATAACTATGTATCTTCCGCAGGCAAAAAGAAAGTACGTTCCCAGATAGAAACGTTCCACTATTTGTATAACAAAGTTCCCAAACAGGTTGACGCAAAGAATGCGTGA
- a CDS encoding TIGR03067 domain-containing protein: MKIYLLILCLVCTLSCGVDGEKEKANDQVNIQGVWLAQTESQNGITKNVSYQYIFRGDKVTFIDETGKEMQYTFRLNTSGNPRLLIIRPAETPNDSAAVSVAYELHGDSLKIVVAPAGLRPAEISDNNDQELIICKRKGL; encoded by the coding sequence ATGAAAATTTATCTCCTCATACTGTGTCTTGTTTGCACTTTGTCATGCGGCGTTGACGGAGAAAAAGAAAAAGCCAACGATCAGGTAAACATTCAGGGAGTGTGGTTAGCGCAAACGGAAAGTCAGAACGGCATCACAAAGAATGTGTCTTACCAGTACATCTTTCGCGGAGATAAGGTTACGTTCATAGACGAGACCGGGAAAGAAATGCAGTATACTTTCAGGTTGAATACCAGCGGCAATCCCAGGTTATTGATTATCCGGCCAGCGGAGACGCCCAACGATTCTGCTGCTGTAAGCGTTGCTTATGAGTTGCACGGAGATTCACTAAAGATCGTTGTCGCACCAGCCGGTTTGCGCCCTGCAGAGATATCAGACAACAATGACCAGGAACTGATCATCTGTAAGCGAAAGGGTTTATAA
- the cphA gene encoding cyanophycin synthetase, with translation MKIEDIKVLKGPNYWSVRRPKLIQVRLNLEELEQSPTDKIDGFPDRLEAMFPSMYEHRCSEGAPGGFFKRVKEGTWMGHVIEHIALELQTLAGMDCGFGRTRGAGVEGVYFVVFNYMEEDAGVYAAKAAVRIAQALVDGTGYDLTADIQRLREIREDTRLGPSTGCIVEEAAKRGIPYIRLNKQSLVQLGYGVHQKRIRATIASTTSNIAVDIACDKEETKALLEAAEIPVPRGTVIRTEEGLKEAIDKFNYPLVIKPIDGNHGKGNTTNITTWEQATKALEAARQYGRNVIVEKFITGFDFRVLVINYKFICAALRTPAAVTGDGEHNIQWLIDETNKDPRRGYGHEKVLTQITIDQFTQKMLDEKNYTLETVPPKGELVLLKSTANLSTGGTSTDVTDEVHPANIVMCERIARIIGLDICGIDIMAKDLRTPVSENGGAILEVNAAPGFRMHIEPSEGLPRNVAEPVIDMLFPDRSEGRIPIIAITGTNGKTTTTRLTAHICKSAGRKVGYTTSDGVYIQNQMLMKGDCTGPLSAQFVLKDPTVDFAVLECARGGLLKSGLAFQHCNVSIVTNVTADHLGLGGIDTLEQMARVKAVIPETTYKHGYAILNADDDLVYNMRRDLDCNVAFFSMDENNPRIKSHTAGGGYAAVYEHGYVTIMKGTWKIRVLKASEIPITYGGKALHNIMNTLPAILASYLFKDISIEDIRTALTTFVPSASQTPGRLNMFEFKTFRFLVDFAHNPAGLELLCDFVSKMDGTPKVGIISGTGDRRDEDIKDLGRISAGCFDEIIIRQDKHLRGRTAEEIVNLLVEGINEKKTKDIPVTIILNEKEAIMHAYNNAKPGSLVTIMCDVVAEALDLIKDLKEKEDAATLVTA, from the coding sequence ATGAAAATTGAAGACATCAAAGTTTTGAAAGGTCCTAATTACTGGAGTGTACGCAGGCCAAAACTAATACAGGTGCGGCTAAACCTCGAAGAACTGGAGCAATCACCTACTGATAAAATAGACGGCTTCCCCGACAGACTGGAAGCGATGTTTCCTTCTATGTACGAGCACCGCTGCAGCGAAGGCGCACCCGGTGGTTTCTTCAAACGGGTAAAAGAAGGCACCTGGATGGGGCATGTTATTGAGCACATAGCACTGGAGCTGCAAACGCTGGCCGGTATGGATTGTGGTTTTGGCAGAACACGCGGCGCCGGTGTGGAAGGTGTATATTTCGTAGTCTTTAATTATATGGAAGAAGATGCAGGTGTATATGCGGCCAAAGCTGCAGTACGCATTGCACAGGCACTGGTAGATGGTACCGGTTACGATTTAACCGCAGACATACAGCGCCTGCGCGAAATAAGGGAAGACACCAGGCTGGGGCCTTCTACCGGCTGTATTGTGGAAGAAGCTGCAAAAAGAGGCATCCCTTATATCAGGCTCAACAAACAAAGTCTTGTACAGCTTGGTTATGGTGTGCACCAGAAAAGAATACGCGCCACCATTGCCAGCACCACCAGCAATATTGCAGTAGATATTGCCTGCGATAAAGAAGAAACAAAAGCCCTGCTGGAAGCGGCTGAAATACCTGTACCACGCGGCACTGTAATACGCACCGAAGAAGGCCTGAAAGAAGCAATCGATAAATTTAACTACCCGCTGGTAATAAAGCCGATCGATGGTAACCATGGTAAAGGCAATACCACCAACATCACCACGTGGGAGCAGGCCACCAAAGCCCTGGAGGCAGCCAGGCAATATGGCCGCAACGTGATCGTAGAGAAATTTATTACCGGCTTTGACTTCAGGGTGCTTGTGATCAACTACAAATTTATTTGTGCCGCACTGCGCACACCCGCAGCCGTTACAGGCGATGGTGAACACAATATTCAATGGCTGATAGACGAAACAAACAAAGACCCGAGGCGCGGTTATGGTCATGAAAAAGTGCTCACGCAAATCACCATTGACCAGTTTACACAAAAAATGCTCGATGAGAAAAACTACACGCTGGAAACTGTGCCGCCAAAAGGCGAACTGGTGCTGCTTAAATCAACGGCAAACCTCTCAACCGGTGGCACTTCCACAGATGTAACCGATGAAGTACACCCTGCAAATATTGTAATGTGCGAACGTATTGCACGCATCATTGGTCTTGACATCTGTGGCATTGATATTATGGCAAAAGACCTGCGCACACCCGTAAGCGAAAATGGCGGCGCCATACTCGAAGTAAATGCAGCACCGGGTTTCCGCATGCACATAGAACCAAGTGAAGGCTTACCGCGCAATGTGGCAGAGCCCGTGATTGACATGCTGTTCCCCGACAGAAGTGAAGGGCGCATTCCTATCATAGCCATTACCGGCACCAATGGCAAGACCACCACCACCAGGCTTACTGCGCATATCTGCAAATCTGCAGGCCGTAAAGTTGGCTATACCACCAGCGATGGTGTGTATATACAAAACCAGATGTTGATGAAAGGCGATTGCACCGGGCCGCTCAGCGCGCAGTTTGTACTCAAAGACCCCACGGTAGATTTTGCCGTACTTGAGTGTGCCAGGGGCGGCTTATTAAAAAGCGGTCTTGCCTTCCAGCATTGTAATGTAAGCATCGTTACCAATGTAACCGCAGACCATCTTGGCTTGGGTGGTATTGATACACTGGAGCAAATGGCCCGTGTAAAAGCAGTGATACCGGAAACAACCTACAAGCATGGTTATGCCATCTTAAACGCAGATGACGACCTCGTGTACAACATGCGCAGAGACCTCGATTGCAATGTGGCATTTTTTAGTATGGATGAAAACAATCCGCGCATTAAATCGCACACGGCAGGCGGCGGCTATGCAGCAGTATACGAGCATGGTTATGTCACCATCATGAAAGGCACCTGGAAGATCCGTGTACTCAAGGCATCAGAAATCCCGATAACCTATGGTGGCAAAGCATTACACAATATTATGAACACGCTGCCCGCCATACTGGCCAGCTATCTTTTCAAAGATATTTCTATCGAAGACATTCGCACGGCGCTTACCACATTTGTACCTTCTGCTTCACAAACACCGGGGCGGTTGAATATGTTTGAATTCAAAACATTCAGGTTCCTGGTAGATTTTGCGCACAACCCTGCAGGGCTTGAGCTGCTGTGCGACTTTGTAAGCAAGATGGATGGCACACCAAAAGTGGGCATCATCAGCGGTACGGGCGACAGGCGTGATGAAGACATCAAAGACCTTGGCCGCATTTCCGCCGGTTGCTTTGATGAGATCATTATACGGCAGGATAAACACCTGCGTGGCCGCACGGCTGAGGAGATTGTAAACCTGCTGGTAGAAGGCATTAATGAGAAGAAAACAAAAGACATTCCCGTTACCATTATACTCAATGAGAAAGAAGCCATTATGCATGCATACAACAATGCCAAACCGGGTTCGCTGGTAACCATTATGTGCGATGTGGTGGCCGAGGCGCTCGATCTTATCAAAGACCTGAAAGAAAAAGAAGATGCCGCAACGCTGGTAACTGCGTAA